In Mycobacterium sp. JS623, one genomic interval encodes:
- a CDS encoding SDR family NAD(P)-dependent oxidoreductase produces the protein MSGWLKDYVALVTGGGSGIGRAVTERFVAEGASVTIVGRDLDQLRTVVDECPDPSRVHAVRADVRDAEQLHHAVAQTVKQYGKLDTLIANAGVWDYQRQLTKLTASQLEHAFDEVFAVNVKGYLLAAEACWRELVKTRGSIVMTLSNASFYVNGGGPIYTASKHACLGLMRELAYELAPKVRVNGVACGAMNTNLRGPETLGLNTRTLAASFAKKTPDSPPPPIPLHDSSTDPRDFTGSYVLLASREQSGNITGHAIEVDGGIRVRGFAAAAGGDHL, from the coding sequence ATGAGCGGCTGGTTGAAGGACTATGTCGCATTGGTCACCGGCGGCGGCTCTGGGATCGGCCGCGCGGTAACCGAACGATTCGTCGCCGAAGGGGCGTCGGTGACCATCGTCGGCCGCGACCTCGACCAGTTGCGCACGGTGGTCGATGAATGCCCCGATCCATCGCGGGTTCACGCCGTGCGCGCCGATGTGCGCGACGCGGAGCAGCTACACCACGCGGTGGCCCAGACGGTGAAGCAGTACGGCAAGCTCGACACATTGATCGCCAACGCCGGAGTGTGGGATTACCAGCGGCAGCTGACCAAATTGACTGCGAGCCAACTGGAGCACGCCTTCGACGAGGTGTTCGCCGTCAACGTCAAGGGCTACCTATTGGCGGCCGAGGCCTGCTGGCGGGAACTGGTCAAGACGCGCGGCAGTATCGTCATGACGCTGTCGAACGCCTCGTTCTATGTCAACGGCGGCGGGCCGATCTATACCGCGAGCAAGCACGCCTGCCTCGGCCTAATGCGCGAACTCGCGTATGAATTGGCGCCCAAGGTGCGGGTCAACGGCGTGGCGTGCGGAGCGATGAACACCAATCTGCGCGGCCCGGAGACGCTCGGCCTCAACACCCGCACCCTGGCCGCCTCGTTCGCCAAAAAGACACCCGACTCCCCGCCGCCACCAATTCCGTTGCACGACTCCAGCACCGATCCACGCGACTTCACCGGTTCGTATGTGCTGCTGGCCTCCCGCGAGCAGAGTGGCAACATCACCGGCCACGCGATCGAAGTCGACGGCGGAATCAGAGTGCGCGGCTTCGCCGCCGCTGCGGGCGGTGATCACCTATGA
- a CDS encoding NAD(P)/FAD-dependent oxidoreductase: protein MTVHSVVIVGGGIAGVSTAAALRAGGFDGDVTLVDAGEFPYDRPPLSKDYLAGRVDLKSIALQSPQWYDDHRVRLISQTSVDELRTDLGAVELSDGTTLPADKVVLATGGRAARPPVDGVTNPGIHVLRTADDADRLRVALASRARILIVGAGLIGAEVASTARELGCEVVIADPVAAPLASAFSPDVATWLHGMHERHGATTVSAAIQSLDVAGGSISAELAGRDQPQVFDVVLLAVGMAPETSLAQTGGLRLGRGGIAVDAGQVTSNPAVLAVGDAAHRHIDGVPIGRGEHWEAAQQDGQRAAATILGAAPPPDTASWFWTDRYGAHVEVVGRLNDTDQLVPRGQLGQPPFSVFAVSGRHVVGAVSVGDSTAVRAARRMIEHAVEVDAAELSDPATDLRRLLRRRSVEEVK, encoded by the coding sequence ATGACGGTGCACAGTGTCGTGATCGTCGGCGGAGGCATCGCCGGCGTCAGCACCGCCGCTGCGCTGCGGGCGGGTGGGTTTGATGGTGATGTGACATTGGTCGACGCCGGTGAGTTCCCATATGACCGCCCCCCGTTGTCGAAGGACTACCTCGCCGGTCGTGTCGACCTCAAAAGCATTGCGCTGCAGTCGCCGCAGTGGTACGACGACCACCGTGTGCGACTGATCTCTCAGACCAGTGTTGACGAACTGAGAACAGATCTCGGGGCCGTCGAGCTGAGCGACGGAACCACGCTGCCCGCAGATAAGGTCGTTCTGGCTACCGGTGGCAGGGCCGCTCGGCCGCCGGTCGACGGCGTCACCAACCCCGGGATACACGTACTGCGCACCGCCGACGACGCTGATCGGCTCAGGGTCGCATTGGCGTCGCGCGCCAGGATCCTCATCGTCGGAGCGGGGCTCATCGGAGCCGAAGTTGCCTCCACCGCCCGTGAGCTGGGTTGTGAGGTGGTCATCGCGGATCCTGTTGCAGCCCCGCTGGCGTCGGCGTTCTCTCCCGATGTCGCCACCTGGTTGCACGGCATGCATGAAAGGCACGGTGCCACAACCGTATCCGCAGCAATCCAAAGTTTGGACGTTGCCGGTGGAAGCATATCGGCGGAGCTCGCTGGCCGCGACCAACCGCAGGTCTTCGACGTGGTGCTGCTTGCCGTCGGCATGGCACCCGAGACATCGCTGGCCCAGACGGGCGGACTGCGCCTTGGGCGCGGCGGCATCGCGGTGGACGCCGGACAGGTGACCTCGAACCCGGCGGTACTTGCGGTCGGTGATGCCGCGCATCGTCACATAGATGGTGTGCCGATCGGACGTGGCGAGCACTGGGAAGCCGCCCAGCAAGACGGACAGCGAGCCGCCGCGACAATACTGGGAGCAGCTCCGCCGCCCGACACGGCCTCCTGGTTCTGGACGGATCGCTATGGCGCACACGTGGAAGTGGTTGGCCGGCTCAACGATACCGATCAGCTCGTGCCGCGCGGGCAGCTAGGACAGCCGCCATTTTCGGTCTTTGCCGTAAGTGGTCGCCACGTCGTCGGTGCGGTCAGCGTCGGTGATTCAACCGCCGTACGTGCGGCACGCCGAATGATCGAACATGCCGTCGAGGTCGACGCCGCCGAACTCAGCGACCCTGCAACCGATTTGCGCAGACTCCTGCGGCGCCGATCAGTCGAAGAGGTGAAATGA
- a CDS encoding alpha/beta fold hydrolase, whose amino-acid sequence MPTTEVDTTMELRHFTVSTSHGEIAVAEAGSGPVLVMLHGGGPGASAVSNYHQNLPALTQQFRVVLPDQPGFGGSYRPSEDDLDAASITEITVGALFEALDELGIDRFHLLGNSLGGAAAIAMAQAQPQRISGLVLMAPGGGWLPFGPTPTEGQKEMFRYYNGGGPSEKKMANFIRTMVFDHKQFGADVVRARYEASLDPSHIKFYHRYNAAFTKRHGMDPLWRDLHKIAAPTLLLWGRDDRTITLDGSQIMLKHIRNVQLHVFGNCGHWVQLERQRDFERLVIDFLAERS is encoded by the coding sequence ATGCCGACGACCGAAGTCGACACAACCATGGAGCTACGCCACTTTACGGTGAGCACGTCTCACGGCGAGATCGCCGTTGCGGAGGCGGGTTCGGGCCCCGTGTTGGTGATGCTGCACGGTGGCGGACCGGGAGCATCTGCAGTGAGCAACTATCACCAGAACCTGCCCGCCCTGACGCAGCAGTTTCGGGTGGTGCTGCCCGATCAGCCGGGTTTCGGCGGCAGTTACCGCCCCTCCGAAGACGATCTCGACGCGGCGTCCATCACGGAAATTACTGTGGGCGCGCTTTTTGAAGCATTGGACGAACTCGGGATTGACCGATTTCACCTGTTAGGCAACAGCTTAGGCGGGGCGGCGGCGATTGCGATGGCGCAGGCCCAGCCGCAGCGGATTTCGGGGTTGGTTCTGATGGCGCCCGGGGGTGGCTGGCTGCCATTCGGTCCTACGCCCACCGAGGGACAAAAGGAGATGTTCCGCTACTACAACGGCGGCGGCCCATCGGAGAAGAAGATGGCGAACTTCATCCGAACGATGGTGTTCGATCACAAGCAGTTCGGTGCGGATGTGGTAAGAGCCCGCTATGAAGCGTCACTCGACCCGAGCCACATCAAGTTCTACCACCGGTATAACGCAGCGTTCACCAAACGACATGGCATGGACCCGCTGTGGCGGGACCTGCACAAGATCGCCGCGCCGACCTTGTTGTTGTGGGGACGTGACGACCGCACGATCACCCTCGATGGATCCCAGATCATGCTCAAGCACATTCGCAATGTGCAGCTGCATGTCTTTGGCAACTGCGGTCATTGGGTCCAGCTCGAGCGCCAACGCGACTTCGAACGCCTCGTCATCGACTTCCTGGCCGAGCGGTCATGA
- a CDS encoding aromatic-ring-hydroxylating dioxygenase subunit beta gives MVSTEPSTSGPMAGERASRDVHFEVEQFYYEEAELLDDGRFADWLELLADDLDYWMPTRTNRLRRQQALSIAARGEAAFYDETKESLAWRIRRFDSGMAWAEDPPSRTRHLITNVVVRHVDPSQHRELSVDDLEVRSAFLVYRNRLQREENIFAGRRTDILRRVSAGLQVARRVVLLDQNVLQAKNISTFF, from the coding sequence ATGGTGAGCACTGAGCCCTCGACCAGCGGGCCAATGGCCGGCGAGCGGGCCAGCCGCGACGTCCATTTCGAGGTTGAACAGTTCTACTACGAGGAAGCCGAACTACTGGACGACGGTCGCTTCGCCGATTGGCTCGAACTGCTGGCCGACGACCTGGATTACTGGATGCCAACCCGCACCAATCGCCTGCGTCGCCAGCAGGCCCTGTCGATCGCGGCCCGCGGTGAAGCCGCATTCTATGACGAGACCAAAGAGAGCCTGGCGTGGCGGATCCGACGGTTCGACTCGGGGATGGCGTGGGCAGAGGACCCCCCGTCCAGGACCAGGCACCTGATCACCAACGTCGTTGTCCGCCATGTCGATCCGAGCCAGCATCGCGAGTTGAGCGTCGATGATCTCGAGGTTCGATCGGCCTTCCTGGTCTACCGCAATCGACTCCAGCGCGAAGAAAACATCTTCGCGGGGCGACGCACCGACATTCTCCGGCGCGTGTCCGCAGGTCTGCAGGTGGCACGGCGGGTTGTGTTACTCGACCAGAACGTTCTGCAAGCCAAGAACATCTCGACGTTCTTCTAA
- a CDS encoding non-heme iron oxygenase ferredoxin subunit, which yields MSEPIRVAAVDDIPQGEGIAIDKTITGTADDIALLRDDDGSVWALNDTCTHAEASLAEGWVEDGYVECPLHSSKFCLKTGKVQGLPATCDAVAHRVEVRDGDVFLFPQAGQ from the coding sequence ATGAGCGAGCCAATCCGCGTCGCCGCAGTGGACGACATCCCGCAAGGGGAAGGTATCGCGATCGACAAAACGATCACCGGTACCGCCGATGACATCGCACTGCTACGTGACGACGACGGCAGCGTGTGGGCCTTGAACGACACGTGCACTCACGCAGAGGCGTCGCTCGCCGAGGGCTGGGTCGAGGACGGTTATGTCGAGTGCCCACTTCACTCCAGCAAGTTCTGCCTGAAAACGGGTAAGGTGCAAGGCCTTCCGGCCACTTGTGATGCGGTGGCCCACCGCGTCGAGGTACGCGATGGCGACGTCTTCCTCTTCCCACAGGCGGGGCAATGA